From Acidimicrobiales bacterium, one genomic window encodes:
- a CDS encoding nuclear transport factor 2 family protein yields MASNPDTLADIEAIRQLKARYFRLMDQKRWDDWRDVFVEEVEIRTPDDTGDPNPVVGRDGFIDGLRVMLEPVITIHHGHMSEIDVDGDSASGVWSMEDHLFWPPESGLGHMWGTGWYEETYRRGDDGSWRIATMYLRRIRVESDGKQLFPRRSE; encoded by the coding sequence ATGGCTTCGAACCCCGACACCCTCGCCGACATCGAGGCGATCCGGCAGTTGAAGGCCCGCTACTTCCGGTTGATGGACCAGAAGCGTTGGGACGACTGGCGCGACGTCTTCGTCGAGGAGGTCGAGATCCGTACACCCGACGACACCGGAGATCCGAATCCTGTCGTCGGTCGCGACGGATTCATCGACGGTCTTCGCGTCATGCTCGAGCCCGTCATCACGATCCACCACGGGCACATGTCCGAGATCGATGTCGACGGCGACTCGGCCAGCGGCGTCTGGTCGATGGAGGACCACCTGTTCTGGCCCCCCGAGTCGGGGCTGGGTCACATGTGGGGGACCGGATGGTACGAGGAGACGTATCGCCGTGGCGACGACGGCTCGTGGCGTATCGCCACCATGTATCTGCGTCGGATCCGAGTGGAATCCGACGGAAAGCAACTGTTCCCGAGGAGGAGCGAATGA
- a CDS encoding VOC family protein has translation MSENVTRQRGVNRVVMAVRDLEAGREFYEKLLGCTFHPGNDEEAAAFGVRMSFSWDAGIELISPIAGQGSFVESILDERGEGLIGVVWAVADADASKEAGAELGVSTFHTLDYSQEQIDSDLQGRFRRYYEHFMAGPKTPLGTASVLVGEFDLPE, from the coding sequence ATGAGCGAGAACGTGACCCGTCAACGAGGCGTCAACCGGGTGGTGATGGCGGTACGCGACCTCGAGGCCGGACGGGAGTTCTACGAAAAGCTCCTCGGTTGCACATTCCACCCGGGCAACGACGAGGAGGCGGCGGCGTTCGGGGTCCGCATGAGCTTCAGCTGGGATGCCGGGATCGAGCTGATCTCGCCGATCGCAGGGCAGGGGAGCTTCGTCGAGTCGATCCTCGACGAGCGGGGCGAGGGTCTGATCGGTGTCGTGTGGGCGGTGGCCGACGCCGACGCGTCGAAGGAGGCCGGCGCCGAACTCGGTGTCTCCACCTTCCACACGCTCGACTACTCGCAGGAACAGATCGACAGCGATCTCCAGGGTCGGTTCCGTCGGTACTACGAGCACTTCATGGCCGGGCCGAAGACCCCGCTCGGGACCGCGTCGGTCCTGGTCGGCGAGTTCGATCTTCCGGAGTAG